The uncultured Ilyobacter sp. genome has a segment encoding these proteins:
- a CDS encoding phosphatidylglycerophosphatase A has translation MKKKTVKNLATCFGLGDLPKAPGTFGTLGGIPIFIGLTFIRRFFPNNMVYNSFYFMFLITLFAVAVYVSDICEREIYREKDPQNVVIDEVLGFLTTLFLVNPVGVFQNIGAIFLGFVIFRILDITKIGPIYKSQMFGHGVGVVLDDFLAGIIGNFIMVCIWTIFF, from the coding sequence ATGAAGAAAAAAACAGTAAAAAATCTGGCTACATGCTTTGGGCTCGGGGATCTCCCAAAAGCCCCTGGAACCTTTGGGACCCTAGGAGGTATACCTATATTCATAGGTCTCACCTTTATCAGAAGGTTTTTTCCAAACAATATGGTGTATAACTCGTTTTATTTTATGTTTCTGATAACCCTTTTTGCCGTGGCCGTCTATGTGTCGGACATATGCGAGAGGGAGATATACAGAGAGAAGGATCCTCAAAATGTTGTAATAGATGAAGTACTAGGATTTTTGACAACACTTTTTCTTGTAAATCCCGTAGGTGTATTTCAGAACATAGGGGCAATATTTCTAGGGTTTGTTATCTTTAGAATACTTGATATAACAAAAATAGGGCCTATATACAAGTCTCAGATGTTTGGGCATGGTGTAGGTGTAGTCTTAGACGATTTTTTGGCGGGAATAATCGGAAACTTTATCATGGTTTGTATCTGGACTATTTTCTTTTAG
- a CDS encoding CinA family nicotinamide mononucleotide deamidase-related protein, translated as MKAFIILVGTELLSGMTVDTNSLFMAEELNKYGIEICSKITVGDNIEEIIKAIEFGESQSDLIIMSGGLGPTMDDLTKEAIAKYLGKELVVDPEEYRELKEKFNRIGIEFLDNNVKEVEKPEGAVSFGNGAGMAPGIYIDGIAAFPGIPRELHNLFPKFMDYYAKENGLEDEIYIKDILVWGVPESHLEKRIKNFFDEKDIFYEFLAKDYGIVVRLLGKESSKNLVEKIVEKIYNEIGHYVIGEDGKRVQDSVVSHLKTLGYNISLAESCTGGQIASMLVEVSGVSKVFFEGIVCYSNDSKIERLGVSPETLKVYGAVSQETAREMLAGLKGDVAVATTGIAGPQGGTKEKPVGTVYIGVRILDEYYIKKYEFKGDRERIRRYSSMTALFKLLKMLEKRVEY; from the coding sequence ATGAAAGCATTTATTATTTTGGTAGGGACAGAGCTTCTGAGTGGGATGACAGTGGATACAAACAGTCTGTTTATGGCAGAAGAGCTGAATAAATACGGAATTGAAATATGTTCTAAAATAACTGTTGGGGACAATATAGAGGAGATAATAAAAGCCATTGAATTTGGGGAAAGTCAAAGTGATCTCATAATAATGTCAGGTGGGCTAGGACCCACGATGGATGATTTGACAAAGGAAGCCATAGCCAAATATCTAGGGAAAGAACTGGTAGTGGATCCTGAAGAGTACAGAGAGCTTAAAGAAAAGTTTAATAGGATAGGAATAGAGTTTCTAGACAACAATGTAAAAGAAGTTGAAAAACCAGAGGGGGCAGTGAGTTTTGGAAACGGGGCTGGAATGGCTCCAGGCATATATATAGACGGAATAGCTGCTTTTCCTGGAATACCTAGGGAGCTCCATAATCTGTTTCCTAAATTCATGGATTACTATGCAAAAGAGAATGGGTTAGAGGACGAGATCTATATAAAGGATATTCTAGTCTGGGGGGTTCCGGAATCACATCTGGAAAAAAGAATAAAGAACTTCTTTGATGAAAAAGATATTTTTTATGAGTTTCTGGCCAAGGACTACGGAATAGTTGTGAGACTTCTGGGGAAAGAAAGCTCAAAAAATCTAGTAGAAAAAATAGTGGAAAAAATATATAATGAAATAGGTCATTATGTAATAGGTGAGGATGGAAAAAGAGTTCAGGACAGTGTAGTGTCTCATCTAAAAACACTAGGTTATAATATTTCTCTTGCAGAATCTTGTACTGGAGGGCAGATAGCTTCGATGCTTGTGGAAGTTTCTGGAGTTTCCAAGGTGTTTTTTGAAGGGATAGTATGCTATAGCAATGATTCTAAGATAGAGAGACTAGGAGTGAGTCCGGAAACACTAAAAGTTTACGGTGCTGTAAGTCAGGAGACAGCCAGAGAGATGCTGGCGGGATTAAAAGGAGATGTGGCAGTTGCCACTACTGGAATAGCAGGCCCCCAAGGCGGAACAAAGGAGAAGCCGGTAGGAACTGTTTATATAGGGGTCCGTATTTTGGATGAATATTATATAAAAAAATATGAGTTTAAGGGTGATAGAGAAAGAATAAGAAGATATTCATCTATGACTGCTTTGTTTAAATTACTTAAAATGCTTGAAAAGAGGGTGGAATACTAA
- a CDS encoding cupin domain-containing protein: MSLGERIKKNRNEKGLSLRDLAGMVDLSASFLSQIEQGKASPSIENLKKIATCLDVRVSYLIEDDEVKKNTDIIRKDERHFIESIDSNTKISLLTSSDIEKNMEPILYEIYPGGESGRDYYTHPGEEFIFILEGSLEIYINDMIHLLNEGDSLYFKSSQKHRFVNNGDKVARALWVVTPPSF, from the coding sequence ATGTCATTAGGAGAAAGAATAAAGAAGAATAGAAATGAAAAGGGATTGTCACTAAGAGATTTAGCAGGGATGGTAGACTTGTCAGCAAGTTTTTTATCTCAGATAGAGCAGGGAAAAGCTTCTCCATCGATAGAGAATTTAAAAAAAATAGCTACCTGCCTTGATGTAAGGGTCAGCTACCTTATAGAGGATGATGAAGTTAAGAAAAATACTGATATAATTAGAAAAGATGAAAGGCACTTTATAGAAAGTATAGACTCTAACACTAAAATCTCACTGTTGACATCATCAGACATCGAAAAAAATATGGAGCCTATTCTTTATGAGATATATCCAGGAGGGGAAAGTGGAAGAGATTACTATACTCATCCAGGTGAAGAGTTTATCTTTATTTTAGAGGGAAGTTTGGAAATATATATAAATGATATGATTCATTTACTAAATGAAGGAGATAGTCTTTATTTTAAATCTAGCCAAAAACATAGATTTGTAAATAATGGGGACAAGGTGGCTAGAGCCCTCTGGGTTGTAACACCTCCGAGTTTTTAA
- a CDS encoding HAD-IIIA family hydrolase yields the protein MREKARKIKIIVLDVDGTLTDGKLYIDNTGLETKAFNVKDGMAIAQGIKYGMKFAIVTGKNSHIVKARAQELGIEEVHQKVSNKIKILDEILEKYELTYEETAYMGDDINDIPAIMRAGMSGAPSDSSNDILQMVDFRASSKGGKGAVREFVEYILREKGIWNKVLDDYRNKR from the coding sequence ATGCGTGAAAAAGCGAGAAAAATAAAAATTATAGTCCTCGATGTAGATGGAACCCTCACTGATGGTAAGTTATATATAGACAACACTGGGTTAGAAACCAAGGCCTTTAATGTGAAGGATGGGATGGCCATAGCTCAGGGGATAAAATATGGAATGAAGTTTGCAATTGTAACAGGTAAAAATTCACACATAGTAAAAGCAAGAGCTCAGGAGCTGGGAATAGAAGAGGTACATCAAAAGGTATCCAATAAAATAAAGATTCTAGATGAAATACTGGAAAAATATGAACTCACCTATGAGGAAACAGCCTATATGGGAGATGATATAAATGACATTCCAGCCATAATGAGGGCGGGGATGTCAGGTGCACCTTCTGATTCCTCCAATGACATACTGCAAATGGTTGACTTCAGGGCCTCTTCTAAGGGAGGAAAGGGCGCTGTAAGAGAGTTTGTCGAGTATATTCTGAGAGAGAAGGGAATCTGGAATAAAGTTCTAGATGACTATAGAAATAAAAGATAA
- a CDS encoding DegV family EDD domain-containing protein, producing the protein MKIEVKVLNVQRLTKLFIASSRWLSKYADVLNDLNVYPVPDGDTGTNMSMTLQSVENELVKLNHEPDMEEFCEIVSEAILLGARGNSGTILSQIIQGFLSGISHTENVTVGDAVVAFKKAKEKAYQSVTEPVEGTILTVIRLVSEEAEKYKGPKDDFILFLAHLKNVAAKAVEETPNLLPKLKEAGVVDAGGKGMFYILEGFEKSVTDPEMLKDLERIVHSQSNRRERLEHSITSHEKINFKYCTEFIIESGDFDVGKYKSDIINLGDSVICAQTSKKTKTHIHTNNPGKVIEIAGSLGDLNHIKIENMKIQHRNVLTKDARYKSEKSMKAKTIFKNENSRPVAYFAVADNLQIGELFINSGASAVLIGGQTQNPSVSDIEKTLDHIKAEKIIILPNNKNIISSAKIAAERSIKEITVIETKSMLEGHYILKNKMETLNDLVKGVKRNISVEITKAVRETKSEDMMIKKGDHIALVNGKIMKKSDKVDALIEDIYRSYISEDTLSVFAVIGKESTEDGNRVLKPSLNVRYSDYPGMQDNCSYYIYIENRDPELPEIAVVTDSTSDLSKELIADMNIDVIPLKLKFESDKYYKDGIDISKEEFWRKVLSKDVAPKTSQPSPGEFKELYERLFNKGYKKIISIHISSKLSGTQQAAKVARGMIGREKDVAIVDSKSVTLGLGHLALESARLIKEGHSFDEVLEWIDEAQNKIKVYFVVKELSFLEKGGRIGKASSLIGDVFQIKPVLTIENGEVCTEKKPIGEMGAMRYMEKIIKNESKNGSIILYTGWGGTQDELDSADQLRSIGDKQKKSDYRGRFEIGAAIGSHSGPVYGMVIFPKIR; encoded by the coding sequence ATGAAAATTGAAGTAAAAGTTCTTAATGTACAGAGGCTGACAAAACTGTTTATTGCATCTAGCAGATGGCTGTCAAAATATGCCGATGTATTGAATGATCTCAATGTGTACCCTGTGCCAGATGGTGACACAGGGACCAATATGTCAATGACCCTCCAATCTGTTGAAAATGAACTTGTAAAACTCAATCATGAGCCGGATATGGAAGAGTTTTGTGAAATCGTGTCAGAGGCGATACTATTGGGAGCAAGAGGGAATTCTGGTACGATTTTATCTCAGATAATACAGGGATTTTTATCTGGAATATCCCATACAGAAAACGTAACTGTAGGTGATGCTGTGGTGGCCTTTAAAAAGGCAAAAGAAAAGGCGTATCAGTCGGTGACAGAACCAGTAGAAGGAACGATACTTACAGTAATAAGGCTAGTCTCTGAAGAGGCTGAAAAGTACAAGGGGCCTAAAGATGACTTCATACTTTTCCTAGCCCATCTTAAAAATGTGGCAGCCAAGGCTGTTGAAGAGACTCCAAATCTACTTCCGAAACTAAAAGAAGCTGGTGTAGTGGATGCCGGCGGTAAAGGTATGTTTTATATTTTGGAAGGCTTTGAAAAATCCGTAACAGACCCGGAGATGCTAAAGGACTTGGAGAGGATAGTACATTCTCAGTCTAACAGACGTGAAAGGTTAGAACACAGTATAACTTCTCATGAAAAAATAAATTTTAAATATTGTACAGAGTTTATTATAGAATCTGGAGATTTTGATGTGGGTAAGTATAAGTCTGACATCATAAATCTAGGTGACTCTGTAATATGTGCTCAGACCTCTAAAAAAACTAAGACTCACATACACACCAATAACCCGGGAAAAGTAATAGAGATAGCTGGCAGCTTAGGGGATCTTAATCATATAAAAATTGAAAATATGAAGATACAGCACAGAAATGTACTGACAAAGGATGCAAGGTATAAATCAGAAAAATCAATGAAAGCAAAGACAATATTTAAAAATGAAAATAGTCGTCCAGTGGCTTATTTTGCAGTAGCGGATAATCTTCAGATAGGAGAACTTTTTATAAATAGCGGGGCTTCTGCAGTTTTGATAGGGGGCCAGACTCAAAATCCAAGTGTTTCAGATATAGAGAAGACGCTAGATCATATAAAAGCTGAGAAAATAATAATACTTCCAAACAACAAAAATATAATTTCATCGGCTAAAATAGCAGCTGAAAGATCTATAAAGGAGATTACTGTTATAGAAACAAAATCCATGTTAGAGGGACACTATATTCTGAAAAATAAGATGGAGACTCTGAACGATCTTGTAAAAGGTGTGAAGAGAAATATATCAGTTGAGATCACAAAAGCTGTCAGAGAGACTAAATCTGAGGATATGATGATAAAAAAAGGTGATCATATAGCCCTTGTAAATGGAAAAATCATGAAAAAGTCTGATAAGGTAGATGCCCTTATAGAGGATATATACAGATCCTATATTTCAGAGGATACCCTGAGTGTTTTTGCAGTGATTGGAAAAGAGTCTACAGAAGATGGGAACAGGGTATTAAAGCCTAGTTTAAATGTAAGGTATTCAGACTATCCTGGAATGCAGGATAATTGTTCCTATTATATCTATATAGAAAACAGAGACCCGGAACTTCCGGAGATAGCCGTTGTAACTGATTCAACTTCAGATCTTAGTAAAGAGTTGATCGCCGATATGAATATAGATGTAATTCCCCTCAAGCTTAAATTTGAAAGTGATAAGTATTATAAAGACGGTATAGACATTTCCAAGGAGGAATTTTGGAGAAAAGTTTTAAGTAAAGATGTGGCTCCAAAAACTTCACAGCCATCTCCAGGAGAGTTTAAGGAGCTTTATGAAAGGCTCTTCAACAAGGGATATAAAAAAATTATTTCTATTCATATTTCAAGTAAGCTAAGCGGAACCCAGCAGGCTGCTAAAGTGGCTAGGGGGATGATAGGCAGAGAAAAAGATGTAGCCATTGTAGACTCTAAATCTGTTACTTTAGGGCTAGGACACCTTGCCTTAGAATCAGCAAGACTTATAAAAGAGGGACACAGTTTTGATGAGGTATTGGAATGGATAGATGAGGCTCAGAATAAAATAAAGGTATATTTTGTGGTAAAAGAACTTTCTTTCTTAGAAAAAGGCGGCAGAATAGGAAAGGCTTCTTCCCTAATAGGAGACGTTTTCCAGATAAAACCAGTCCTGACAATTGAAAACGGAGAGGTCTGCACAGAGAAAAAGCCTATTGGAGAGATGGGAGCCATGAGGTACATGGAGAAAATAATAAAGAATGAATCTAAAAACGGATCAATAATTTTATACACAGGGTGGGGAGGAACTCAGGATGAGCTGGACAGCGCTGATCAACTGAGGTCTATAGGAGATAAACAGAAGAAATCTGACTATAGGGGAAGGTTTGAAATAGGCGCCGCTATAGGTTCTCACAGTGGCCCTGTTTACGGAATGGTTATTTTTCCAAAAATAAGATAG
- a CDS encoding PTS sugar transporter subunit IIA → MKLSSYLDPKLIFIDLEVETKEEAIKLLVEKSAQEDKKIASMKNNIIKGVLDRENEISTAMGQGIAIPHARIEGLDDFIIIIGLLKNPVKCQVAALHKEDDVKIVILLASEVLRNKRMLKVMSGIMKIALKQPKVLEEIKNSANANVLFDFIKNAEVEIDGKIIAEDVQSPDLMPVHPNDTLEEVAKRLIIEDRTGLPVVRDGYFLGEITERELIEFGMPKYISVMQDLNFLTVGEPFEEYLINEKTATIEELYRKTDVITVDRKTPIMEICFLMVNKGKTRIYVVENGKYYGMIQRSDIIKKVLHI, encoded by the coding sequence ATGAAGCTTTCCAGTTATTTAGATCCAAAACTTATTTTTATAGACTTAGAGGTAGAAACAAAGGAAGAGGCAATAAAGTTATTGGTAGAAAAATCTGCACAAGAGGATAAAAAAATAGCCTCAATGAAAAATAATATAATAAAAGGTGTGTTAGATAGGGAAAATGAGATTTCAACTGCCATGGGTCAGGGTATCGCTATTCCCCATGCTAGAATAGAGGGCTTAGACGATTTTATAATTATAATAGGCCTATTGAAAAATCCTGTCAAGTGCCAGGTTGCTGCACTTCACAAAGAAGATGACGTAAAAATTGTAATCCTTCTAGCTTCTGAAGTTCTGAGGAATAAAAGAATGCTAAAGGTAATGTCTGGAATTATGAAGATAGCATTAAAGCAGCCTAAAGTTCTAGAAGAGATAAAAAACAGTGCCAATGCCAATGTGTTATTTGATTTTATAAAAAATGCCGAAGTTGAAATTGACGGTAAAATAATAGCAGAAGATGTACAGAGTCCGGATCTAATGCCTGTACATCCAAATGATACTCTAGAAGAGGTGGCTAAAAGGCTCATAATAGAGGACAGAACCGGACTTCCAGTAGTGAGAGATGGATATTTTCTAGGAGAGATAACAGAAAGAGAGCTTATAGAGTTTGGTATGCCAAAATATATATCTGTTATGCAGGACTTGAACTTTCTCACTGTGGGAGAACCCTTTGAAGAGTATCTAATAAATGAAAAAACAGCTACAATAGAGGAGCTATATAGAAAAACAGATGTTATCACGGTAGACAGAAAAACTCCAATAATGGAGATCTGCTTTTTGATGGTAAACAAGGGAAAAACAAGAATTTATGTTGTGGAAAATGGAAAATATTATGGAATGATCCAAAGATCAGACATAATTAAGAAAGTTCTTCACATTTAA
- a CDS encoding ArsB/NhaD family transporter — protein sequence MLQLIVGLLIFVFVFFLIITEKVPSVLATMGGGLAMALVGLLNEEEALAAVASRLEIIFLLIGMMIVVHLISETGVFQWFAIKVAQLVRGEPFALIVLLSVVTAICSAFLDNVTTILLMAPVSILLAEQLKQKPFPFIMTEIMAANIGGSATLIGDPTQLIIGNEGKLGFNEFIVNTAPVSIVAFVSLLITVYFIYGRKMEVSRDLKARIMELDAKRSLRNMSLLKQSGTIFVLIITGFIMNNFINKGLAIIALSGAVALIILAKKKPEDIFKHVEWDTLFFFIGLFIMIKGIEETHLIDMLGEKIVHLTAGNFNFAVMLITWVSALFTSVIGNVANAATVSKIIHVMSPSFQQLGDVKVFWWALSLGSCLGGNATMLASATNVVAVAAAAKAGCKISFVEFIKFGLIISLQTLVIASIYLWIRYL from the coding sequence ATGTTACAATTAATTGTCGGGTTACTGATTTTTGTATTTGTGTTTTTTTTGATAATAACAGAGAAGGTTCCAAGTGTTCTGGCAACCATGGGCGGAGGACTAGCTATGGCTCTTGTGGGGCTACTAAATGAAGAAGAGGCTCTAGCTGCTGTAGCTTCAAGGCTTGAGATAATATTTTTATTGATAGGTATGATGATAGTGGTGCATCTCATATCTGAAACGGGGGTATTTCAGTGGTTTGCAATCAAGGTCGCTCAGCTTGTAAGGGGAGAACCATTTGCCCTGATAGTGCTGCTGTCTGTAGTCACTGCCATATGTTCAGCATTCTTAGACAATGTGACTACAATACTATTAATGGCTCCGGTGTCTATATTACTTGCAGAGCAGCTCAAACAGAAACCATTTCCATTTATCATGACAGAGATAATGGCTGCAAATATAGGGGGATCTGCCACACTGATAGGAGATCCAACTCAACTTATCATAGGAAATGAGGGAAAGCTGGGATTTAATGAGTTTATAGTAAATACGGCTCCGGTTTCAATAGTGGCCTTTGTTTCTCTTCTGATCACAGTTTATTTTATCTATGGAAGAAAAATGGAGGTATCTAGAGATCTGAAGGCGAGAATAATGGAGCTAGATGCCAAGAGATCTTTGAGAAACATGAGTCTTCTGAAGCAGTCTGGAACGATATTTGTACTTATAATTACAGGTTTCATTATGAATAATTTCATAAATAAAGGTCTGGCTATTATCGCCTTAAGTGGTGCAGTAGCACTTATTATTCTTGCCAAAAAGAAACCTGAAGATATATTTAAACATGTAGAATGGGATACACTCTTTTTCTTTATAGGCCTATTCATCATGATAAAGGGTATCGAAGAGACACATCTAATAGATATGCTAGGAGAAAAGATAGTCCACCTCACAGCTGGAAACTTTAATTTTGCAGTGATGCTAATCACGTGGGTCTCGGCCCTATTTACATCTGTTATTGGAAATGTAGCCAATGCCGCTACTGTATCTAAGATAATTCATGTAATGAGTCCCTCTTTTCAGCAGCTAGGAGATGTAAAAGTGTTTTGGTGGGCTCTTTCACTGGGGTCGTGTCTAGGTGGAAACGCCACTATGCTCGCTTCGGCAACCAATGTAGTGGCAGTGGCTGCAGCTGCAAAAGCCGGATGCAAAATATCTTTTGTAGAATTTATAAAGTTTGGACTCATAATCTCACTGCAGACACTTGTTATTGCCAGTATCTATCTATGGATCAGATATTTATAA
- a CDS encoding biotin--[acetyl-CoA-carboxylase] ligase, giving the protein MRVFRFDEIDSTNSFLKRESKLENYDLAMAKNQTEGRGRRGNSWISKEGAALFSFVLKEDSKLPMEEYRKLPLVVGVTVLRALKKFQSLDYKFKWTNDIYVNEKKISGILVEKINENFIIGIGINVNNEDFGDLKNSATSLKIESNREFNIEELIFVVVEEFKNCFGEFLNGGWELILNEINERNYLLDKPVTIKIIDKITRGIGGKVLEDGTLEVNVDGTKKSFDIGEVHISFKDGAVK; this is encoded by the coding sequence ATGAGAGTTTTTAGGTTTGATGAGATAGATTCCACCAACAGTTTTTTGAAAAGAGAGAGTAAGCTTGAAAATTATGACCTAGCTATGGCCAAAAATCAGACCGAAGGAAGAGGGAGAAGGGGTAACTCCTGGATCTCTAAGGAGGGGGCTGCACTTTTTAGCTTTGTGCTGAAAGAGGATTCGAAGCTTCCTATGGAGGAATACAGAAAACTTCCCCTGGTGGTAGGAGTTACTGTCCTTCGGGCACTTAAAAAATTTCAAAGTTTGGATTACAAGTTTAAGTGGACAAACGATATATATGTAAATGAGAAAAAAATATCTGGAATTTTAGTTGAAAAAATAAATGAAAATTTTATAATTGGAATAGGAATAAATGTTAACAATGAAGATTTCGGAGATCTAAAAAATTCTGCAACTTCCCTGAAAATTGAAAGCAATAGAGAATTTAATATAGAAGAGTTGATATTTGTAGTTGTAGAGGAGTTTAAAAATTGTTTCGGAGAATTTTTAAATGGAGGCTGGGAACTTATATTAAATGAGATAAATGAAAGAAATTACTTATTGGATAAACCTGTGACCATCAAGATAATAGATAAGATAACCAGAGGTATAGGGGGAAAAGTCTTAGAGGACGGAACCCTGGAAGTGAATGTAGATGGTACTAAAAAGAGCTTTGATATAGGAGAGGTACATATCTCATTTAAGGATGGGGCTGTAAAATAA
- the mnmA gene encoding tRNA 2-thiouridine(34) synthase MnmA yields the protein MKKKVVVGMSGGVDSSVAAYLLKEEGYEVIGVTLKHLGDEDSENTNTKTCCSLDDIYDAKMACFKLGIPHYVVDTVEPFKKEVIDYFIGEYSKGITPSPCVVCDEKIKIKKLAETADKLGADYISTGHYCDVSYNQELGSHLLKLSKNSAKDQTYMLYRIGEKVLKRMLFPLKNLGKSRVREIAKEAGISVHDKKDSQGICFAPEGYKELLKKILGEKIKPGNFVTRDGHILGQHEGYQLYTIGQRRGLGINLSKVYFITGIDSDKNEIILGDFEELMKKKVELTDTVFLADIEKLEKIKLFGRPRFSSTGLGGRLKKINGKIFFVYDEENAKNSPGQHMVIYYKDLVIGGGKIIF from the coding sequence TTGAAAAAAAAGGTAGTGGTGGGAATGAGCGGAGGGGTGGATTCCTCTGTGGCGGCATACCTTTTGAAGGAAGAGGGATATGAGGTTATAGGGGTAACATTAAAGCACCTAGGGGATGAAGATTCTGAAAATACGAATACAAAAACTTGTTGTTCTCTAGATGATATATATGATGCAAAGATGGCATGTTTTAAATTGGGGATACCTCATTATGTTGTGGACACAGTAGAGCCATTTAAGAAGGAGGTAATAGATTACTTTATAGGAGAATATTCTAAAGGAATAACCCCTTCCCCATGTGTAGTCTGCGACGAGAAAATTAAGATAAAAAAGCTGGCAGAAACAGCTGACAAGTTGGGGGCAGACTATATATCCACAGGGCACTACTGTGATGTGAGCTATAATCAGGAGTTAGGTTCGCATCTTCTGAAGCTTTCTAAAAATTCTGCAAAAGATCAGACTTATATGCTCTATAGGATCGGAGAAAAAGTTCTGAAAAGAATGCTCTTTCCTCTGAAAAATCTAGGAAAAAGCAGAGTTAGGGAGATCGCGAAAGAAGCTGGAATATCGGTTCACGATAAAAAGGACAGTCAGGGAATCTGTTTTGCACCTGAAGGATATAAAGAACTTCTTAAAAAGATCCTTGGCGAAAAGATTAAACCTGGAAATTTTGTCACGAGAGACGGTCATATTTTAGGGCAGCATGAGGGGTACCAGCTATACACCATAGGTCAAAGAAGAGGGCTGGGAATAAATCTTTCCAAAGTTTATTTTATAACGGGCATAGATTCAGATAAAAACGAGATAATCTTAGGTGATTTTGAAGAGCTTATGAAAAAAAAGGTAGAGTTGACTGACACTGTTTTCTTAGCAGATATTGAAAAACTTGAAAAAATAAAACTCTTTGGGAGACCAAGATTTTCTAGTACAGGACTAGGTGGAAGATTGAAAAAAATAAATGGTAAGATATTTTTTGTTTATGACGAGGAAAACGCAAAAAATTCTCCAGGACAGCATATGGTAATATATTATAAAGACCTTGTTATAGGTGGAGGGAAAATAATTTTTTAA